In Nymphaea colorata isolate Beijing-Zhang1983 chromosome 3, ASM883128v2, whole genome shotgun sequence, a genomic segment contains:
- the LOC116249505 gene encoding growth-regulating factor 6-like, whose amino-acid sequence MDFTVGLDGLCYFGGSDAGVSEQKSYGSVGCLTKQGRPGGFLDDDPKNLQAGTISSSKMLKRDDPLGSKPMLFQTRPTILRSNSLFPDGHLGFSSVTKPDGLLNSHDPLQTASVPSFQSTYSKTSGPNSTSLNGDMHGVLAGVRGPFTPSQWLELEHQALIFKYISAGVPVPPNLLLPIRKALNVTPLSAFPAGSLRPNGFGWGSFHLGFSGNPDPEPGRCRRTDGKKWRCSRDAVADQKYCERHMNRGRHRSRKPVEGQTGQTTAGTGAASASKAVPVAAPSSAASVASSASDSLAITQHQIKTFQPSADPSTTSNFSRFFINKTNLEDRMLNLQHDSFLSSVNLKEKESFLAPKHPYSYQESSRTTGFGLISSDSLLNDAQRNSYLQNKHFGLSSDLSTREHQQAQSLRHFMDDWPKEDIQPERTQLSISIPVASSGFSLSPSSSPNQEKLVLSPLKLAREMDLIPMGLGVGTLNDSTQRQSNWVPVSWETSLGGPLAEVLHSTSTTTPCRERKTASALNLMGQTWDASSPLESSPTGVLQKTAFGSLSNSSAGSSPRAETHKANENGLSDDPLGSTLINSASVMQS is encoded by the exons ATGGATTTCACTGTAGGCTTGGATGGTCTGTGCTACTTTGGTGGCTCAGATGCTGGGGTTTCTGAACAAAAGAGTTATGGATCTGTTGGGTGCCTCACCAAGCAAGGGAGGCCTGGTGGATTTCTGGATGATGACCCCAAAAACCTTCAAGCGGGAACCATTAGCAGCTCCAAAATGCTAAAGAGGGACGATCCTTTGGGCTCAAAGCCAATGCTGTTCCAGACAAGGCCTACCATCCTCAGATCCAATTCCTTGTTCCCTGATGGGCATCTTGGGTTCTCATCTGTCACTAAGCCTGATGGTTTGCTCAACTCCCATGACCCTCTGCAGACTGCATCAGTCCCTTCTTTTCAGTCTACCTACTCCAAAACTTCAG GTCCGAATTCGACAAGCTTGAATGGAGATATGCATGGGGTTTTAGCTGGAGTCAGAGGGCCTTTCACACCTTCTCAGTGGTTGGAACTGGAACATCAAGCCTTGATCTTCAAATACATCAGCGCTGGAGTGCCCGTCCCTCCAAATCTGCTCTTGCCCATCAGGAAAGCCCTCAACGTCACTCCTCTTTCTGCATTTCCTGCTGGTTCCCTGAGACCCAATGGCT TTGGGTGGGGATCATTTCACCTCGGATTTTCCGGCAACCCGGATCCTGAACCGGGCCGTTGCCGGAGAACAGACGGGAAGAAATGGCGGTGCTCCAGGGACGCCGTTGCCGATCAGAAGTACTGCGAGCGTCACATGAACAGGGGCCGCCATCGTTCAAGAAAGCCTGTGGAAGGCCAAACTGGCCAGACCACTGCCGGCACCGGTGCTGCCTCCGCCTCCAAGGCGGTGCCCGTCGCTGCTCCCTCGTCGGCGGCGTCGGTTGCCAGCAGTGCGTCAGACTCTCTAGCCATCACTCAGCACCAGATCAAGACCTTCCAGCCATCTGCGGATCCCTCCACTACGTCCAACTTCAGCAG GTTTTTTATCAACAAGACCAATCTGGAAGACCGAATGCTCAATCTGCAGCACGACTCTTTTCTGTCCTCTGTAAACCTCAAGGAGAAAGAGTCGTTTCTGGCACCGAAGCATCCATATTCATATCAGGAATCATCTCGAACAACTGGGTTTGGCTTAATCTCATCCGACTCTCTGCTTAATGATGCTCAGAGGAACTCATACCTACAGAACAAGCACTTTGGCCTTTCCTCAGACCTGAGCACAAGAGAACACCAGCAAGCTCAGTCTCTCCGCCATTTCATGGACGATTGGCCCAAGGAAGACATCCAACCGGAAAGAACCCAACTCTCCATCTCCATCCCTGTTGCTTCCTCGGGTTTTTCCTTGTCTCCCTCGTCGTCTCCAAACCAGGAGAAGCTCGTGCTCTCGCCCTTGAAATTGGCGCGAGAAATGGACCTGATCCCCATGGGTTTAGGTGTGGGAACTTTGAATGATTCAACACAAAGACAATCAAACTGGGTGCCTGTGTCCTGGGAGACCTCTCTGGGAGGTCCTCTTGCAGAGGTCTTACATTCCACGAGTACAACCACTCCTTGCAGAGAGCGCAAGACTGCCTCTGCGCTCAATCTCATGGGCCAAACTTGGGATGCTAGTTCGCCACTTGAATCCTCCCCAACTGGTGTATTACAGAAGACAGCATTCGGATCCCTCTCCAACAGCAGCGCAGGAAGCAGCCCAAGAGCTGAAACCCACAAGGCCAACGAAAATGGTCTTTCTGATGATCCCCTTGGTTCCACTCTTATAAACTCTGCTTCTGTCATGCAATCTTAG